A genomic region of Deltaproteobacteria bacterium contains the following coding sequences:
- a CDS encoding enoyl-CoA hydratase-related protein, protein MLLFHQEGPIVTITINRPEALNTFTHELIRQLTGAIVRWSAQPEIRIIILTGSGDRSFVGGVDVRAMMDLDQEGAEKFITDLHRCFQAIRQSEKIVIASINGYALGGGLELVASCDLRLASEQARFGMPEVKVGIPSVIEAAFLPRLIGLGRAAAMVYIGEMIDAHEACRIGLINKVVPQEKLKEATREMTRKILQNGPTAMILQKRLIAQWMELGLNASVEAGIRTFRECYKTDEPQEGMKAFLEKRPPSYARKLET, encoded by the coding sequence ATGCTTCTTTTTCACCAAGAAGGACCCATCGTAACCATTACCATTAATCGGCCTGAGGCCCTGAACACCTTCACTCACGAATTGATCCGACAATTGACCGGGGCTATTGTGAGATGGAGTGCGCAGCCAGAAATTCGTATCATCATTCTCACTGGAAGCGGTGATCGTTCCTTTGTGGGTGGCGTGGATGTGCGGGCCATGATGGATTTAGATCAAGAAGGCGCAGAGAAATTTATCACGGATCTGCATCGCTGCTTCCAGGCTATCCGTCAATCCGAGAAGATCGTCATTGCCTCCATCAATGGTTATGCTCTCGGCGGGGGCCTGGAATTGGTGGCCTCCTGTGACCTCCGCCTCGCCTCAGAGCAGGCTCGCTTTGGCATGCCGGAAGTGAAGGTAGGCATCCCTTCCGTTATTGAGGCGGCCTTTCTCCCCAGATTAATCGGTCTTGGCCGGGCCGCCGCCATGGTCTATATTGGTGAAATGATTGATGCCCATGAGGCCTGCCGTATCGGTTTAATCAACAAAGTGGTCCCGCAGGAAAAACTAAAAGAAGCAACCCGGGAAATGACCAGGAAAATACTACAGAACGGCCCTACGGCCATGATTTTGCAGAAAAGACTCATCGCCCAGTGGATGGAATTGGGTCTTAACGCTTCGGTCGAAGCCGGAATCCGGACATTTCGCGAATGCTACAAAACCGATGAACCCCAAGAGGGAATGAAAGCTTTCCTGGAAAAACGGCCACCCTCTTACGCGAGGAAATTGGAAACATAA
- a CDS encoding aldehyde ferredoxin oxidoreductase family protein, with the protein MNGYTGRILHIDLSKQQFHIRNFDEVLARKFLGGNGLAAKILYDGLHPGIEPFSPENIVVFAVGPITDTPVPSTSRAYAATKSPLNHLFFDSTFGGRFAITQKRTGFEAIVITGKASFPTYLRVDENGAQFKSADFLWGKLTRDTVDALRATEGEDADAVAIGPAGEKLVRFACLTHYWRGREGVSGRGGIGAVLGSKNLKAIVVKGSRQTEVADLKGLRELIDSRKEALEKGTAGLKNLGTPVLVNMINTIGGLGVRNLQEEHSPRAPEIGGERIKELFFERNDTCFGCPIACGKTLRLPASPELPEGLRWKMPEYETLFSLGSMAENWDPGSLLKLNALCDQWGLDTISMGVTISFALECFEKGLLSSRDAGGRALRFGDADLLLQLVEATGKRQGFGDVLAEGSFRLAQRLGDPAVGLLYCFKKVEVAGHSARALKGMSIGYATATRGGSHHDARPTLQYAGEFDRTKAQGQPAFAVRTQNFTALNDSLTQCRFASERGYGGLINENYVKMINAVTGWDLNLDELERLGERIYNLERAFNCREGVSRKDDSLPIRATQQPIPSGPSQGMYCPPEEFQAMLDEYYSLRGWDANGIPTAEKLRGLGLDETLRDLHRKP; encoded by the coding sequence ATGAACGGCTACACCGGAAGGATCTTACATATTGACTTGTCGAAGCAACAATTCCATATCCGGAATTTCGATGAAGTTTTGGCCAGAAAATTTTTGGGTGGAAATGGGCTGGCGGCTAAGATTCTATATGATGGATTACACCCAGGGATTGAACCTTTTTCTCCGGAAAACATCGTGGTCTTTGCTGTGGGGCCGATCACCGACACTCCCGTACCCAGCACCAGCAGGGCCTACGCGGCTACCAAATCCCCATTGAACCATCTCTTTTTCGACTCTACGTTCGGCGGGCGATTTGCCATCACCCAAAAACGGACCGGTTTTGAAGCCATTGTGATTACGGGAAAAGCCAGCTTTCCCACTTATTTGCGCGTAGACGAAAATGGTGCCCAATTCAAATCGGCCGATTTCCTTTGGGGCAAATTGACGCGGGATACTGTGGATGCTCTCCGCGCAACCGAAGGCGAAGATGCCGATGCAGTGGCCATCGGGCCAGCCGGTGAAAAATTGGTCCGTTTTGCCTGTTTAACCCATTACTGGCGCGGCCGCGAGGGGGTCTCCGGGAGAGGGGGAATCGGTGCTGTCCTCGGTTCCAAAAATCTCAAGGCCATAGTGGTAAAGGGTTCTCGCCAAACAGAAGTCGCTGACCTAAAGGGCTTGCGCGAGTTGATCGATTCCCGCAAGGAAGCATTGGAAAAAGGGACAGCCGGCCTGAAGAATCTCGGAACCCCGGTTCTGGTCAACATGATCAATACCATCGGGGGGCTGGGTGTGCGCAACCTGCAAGAAGAACACAGCCCCCGGGCCCCGGAGATTGGGGGGGAACGAATCAAGGAGCTTTTTTTCGAGCGCAATGATACTTGTTTCGGTTGTCCGATTGCCTGCGGCAAAACCCTTCGCCTTCCTGCCTCTCCAGAACTCCCCGAGGGCCTGCGGTGGAAAATGCCTGAATACGAGACTTTGTTTTCTCTTGGCTCGATGGCGGAAAACTGGGATCCTGGTTCCCTGCTTAAACTCAACGCCCTCTGTGATCAATGGGGGCTGGACACCATCAGCATGGGGGTAACGATTTCCTTTGCCTTAGAATGTTTCGAGAAAGGGCTGCTTTCTTCCCGGGATGCGGGAGGGCGGGCGCTGCGCTTCGGCGATGCGGATTTACTCCTGCAACTGGTCGAAGCAACGGGAAAACGCCAGGGGTTTGGAGATGTCCTGGCCGAAGGTTCTTTTCGCCTGGCTCAGCGTCTGGGGGACCCGGCAGTGGGTTTGCTTTATTGTTTCAAAAAAGTGGAAGTGGCCGGACATTCGGCCCGGGCCCTGAAAGGCATGTCCATCGGTTATGCCACAGCCACACGCGGCGGAAGCCACCACGATGCCCGCCCAACCCTCCAGTATGCCGGAGAGTTCGACCGCACCAAAGCTCAGGGGCAGCCGGCTTTCGCCGTACGGACCCAGAATTTCACCGCCCTCAACGACTCTCTTACTCAATGCCGCTTTGCCAGCGAACGAGGGTATGGAGGCTTGATCAATGAAAATTACGTCAAGATGATTAATGCTGTAACTGGCTGGGACTTGAACCTGGATGAATTGGAACGGCTGGGTGAACGCATATACAATTTGGAGAGGGCTTTTAACTGTCGGGAGGGAGTAAGTCGAAAAGATGACAGCCTGCCCATAAGGGCTACGCAGCAACCGATCCCCTCCGGGCCTTCTCAGGGGATGTACTGCCCGCCGGAAGAATTTCAGGCGATGCTGGATGAATACTATTCCCTGCGGGGTTGGGACGCGAACGGAATCCCGACGGCGGAGAAGTTGCGAGGCTTAGGACTGGATGAAACATTACGAGATCTACATAGGAAGCCGTAA